In Thermodesulfobacteriota bacterium, a single window of DNA contains:
- the speD gene encoding adenosylmethionine decarboxylase produces the protein MKVLGRHLLVEYHGCDPEILNDLERVKKFMLEAASESGATVLDASFHYFTPQGVSGVVVIAESHLAIHTWPEYGYAAVDIFTCGNAVDPWKAFHYLRSTLGSKETSVNEIVRGELSHLQSRASRVSM, from the coding sequence TTGAAAGTCCTGGGGAGACATCTTTTGGTCGAATACCATGGGTGTGACCCTGAAATATTGAATGACTTGGAGAGGGTTAAAAAGTTTATGCTCGAAGCGGCCTCGGAGAGCGGTGCTACCGTGTTAGATGCCTCCTTCCATTATTTTACGCCGCAAGGAGTGAGTGGTGTGGTGGTCATAGCAGAGTCTCATCTGGCAATTCATACCTGGCCGGAATACGGCTATGCGGCGGTAGACATATTCACTTGCGGCAATGCTGTTGACCCGTGGAAGGCGTTTCATTATCTCAGGTCAACACTGGGTTCCAAAGAAACCAGCGTGAATGAGATAGTAAGGGGTGAGCTCTCTCATCTCCAGAGCCGGGCGAGTCGTGTCTCCATGTAG
- the trxA gene encoding thioredoxin produces the protein MASADTVELKDSTFENEVLKSDKPVLVDFWAPWCGPCRMIAPVVEEIASSYSGRLKVAKLNVDDNPEITMKFGIRSIPTLILFKDGKALEQIIGAVPKSEIERVIKKAL, from the coding sequence ATGGCCAGTGCAGACACGGTAGAATTAAAGGACTCAACCTTTGAGAACGAAGTTTTGAAAAGCGATAAGCCTGTTTTGGTTGATTTTTGGGCCCCTTGGTGCGGCCCGTGCAGAATGATTGCTCCCGTTGTTGAAGAAATTGCCAGTTCCTACAGCGGGCGGCTCAAGGTGGCTAAACTGAACGTCGACGACAACCCAGAAATCACCATGAAATTTGGGATCAGAAGTATTCCTACCCTTATTTTATTCAAGGATGGAAAAGCACTAGAACAGATTATAGGAGCTGTTCCCAAGAGCGAGATAGAAAGGGTAATTAAGAAAGCCCTTTAG
- a CDS encoding GYD domain-containing protein: MARYIMLSTLTDEGRKTVKMRPERIKEVNKELEKSGVKVIAQYAVLGPYDFVNIVEAPDNETISRVSIDLGSRGTVQLMTMAAIPIERFTNKLQGK, encoded by the coding sequence ATGGCCAGATACATAATGCTCAGCACCTTAACCGACGAGGGGAGAAAAACGGTAAAAATGAGGCCGGAGAGGATTAAAGAAGTAAACAAGGAGTTGGAAAAAAGCGGGGTTAAGGTAATTGCCCAATATGCCGTACTGGGCCCTTACGACTTCGTAAACATCGTAGAAGCCCCGGATAACGAGACCATCTCCAGGGTTTCGATTGACTTAGGCTCAAGAGGGACGGTTCAGCTTATGACCATGGCGGCAATCCCCATAGAGAGGTTCACCAACAAACTGCAGGGTAAGTAG